In Streptomyces sp. NBC_00433, a single genomic region encodes these proteins:
- a CDS encoding acetate uptake transporter, with protein sequence MSTTAPEPAIADPGPLGLAGFAATTFVLSSFNAHLIDADLLPVVLPLALFYGGLVQLLAGMWEFRKGNTFGATAFGSYGAFWLSYAAYVKFVAADLPAGTAHQATGLFLLIWAIFTVYMTIAALRTNGALLAVFVALAATFIVLTVAEFDQSTGITKVGGWLGLLTALLAWYASFAVVTNSTWKRAVVPVFPGAASGGVAPAGPVESAHS encoded by the coding sequence ATGAGCACCACTGCGCCCGAGCCCGCCATCGCCGACCCCGGCCCGCTGGGCCTGGCCGGCTTCGCCGCCACCACCTTCGTCCTGAGCTCCTTCAACGCCCACCTCATCGACGCGGACCTGCTGCCGGTGGTGCTGCCGCTCGCGCTGTTCTACGGCGGCCTGGTCCAACTGCTCGCCGGCATGTGGGAGTTCAGGAAGGGCAACACCTTCGGGGCCACCGCCTTCGGGTCCTACGGCGCCTTCTGGCTGTCCTACGCCGCCTACGTGAAATTCGTGGCCGCCGACCTGCCCGCCGGCACCGCCCACCAGGCGACCGGGCTGTTCCTGCTGATCTGGGCGATCTTCACGGTGTACATGACGATCGCTGCGCTGCGCACCAACGGCGCCCTGCTCGCGGTCTTCGTCGCCCTGGCGGCGACCTTCATCGTGCTGACCGTCGCCGAGTTCGACCAGTCGACCGGCATCACCAAGGTCGGCGGCTGGCTCGGCCTGCTCACCGCGCTCCTCGCCTGGTACGCCTCCTTCGCTGTGGTCACCAACAGCACCTGGAAGCGCGCCGTGGTGCCCGTCTTCCCCGGCGCGGCGTCCGGCGGCGTGGCGCCGGCCGGCCCGGTAGAGAGCGCCCACTCATGA
- the acs gene encoding acetate--CoA ligase: MTDGTLSNLLREERRFPPPADLAEQANVKAAAYDEAAADTEAFWAAQAARLDWAEPWTQVLDWSRPPFARWFVGGRLNVADNCVDRHVRAGRGDRVAFHWEGEPGDTRTLTYADLKDQVGRAANALLALGVKAGDRVALYLPMIPETVVAMLACARIGAPHTVVFGGFSAEALRGRILDCDARVVITADGGYRKGAASALKPAVDEALEQCPDVRSVLVVRRTGQDVGWTEGRDLWWHDLVAAQPAEHTPEAFDSEHPLYIMYTSGTTARPKGILHTTGGYLTQVAWSHFAVFDVKPETDVYWTAADIGWVTGHSYIVYGPLANGVTSVLYEGTPDTPHQGRWWEIVQKYGVTILYCAPTAIRTFMKWGDAIPGRYDLTSLRLLGSVGEPINPEAWMWYRRAIGGDRTPVVDTWWQTETGAQMISPLPGVSTCKPGSALRPLPGISADVVDDAGEPVPNGSGGYLVLTRPWPAMLRTIWGDEQRYLDTYWSRFPGRYFAGDGAKKDDDGDIWLLGRVDDVMNVSGHRISTTEVESALVSHPLVAEAAVVGAADATTGQGIVAFVILRGDAAGRGAEEDPAQELRAHVAKEIGPIARPRQILVVAELPKTRSGKIMRRLLRDIAENRELGDVTTLTDSSVMDAIRQRLPEGS, from the coding sequence ATGACGGACGGGACCCTGTCCAACCTGCTCAGGGAGGAGCGGCGCTTCCCACCGCCGGCCGACCTGGCAGAGCAGGCGAACGTGAAGGCGGCGGCCTACGACGAGGCCGCCGCGGACACCGAGGCCTTCTGGGCGGCCCAGGCCGCCCGGCTGGACTGGGCCGAGCCGTGGACGCAGGTGCTCGACTGGAGCCGGCCCCCCTTCGCCCGCTGGTTCGTCGGCGGCCGGCTCAACGTGGCCGACAACTGCGTCGACCGCCATGTGCGGGCCGGCCGCGGCGACCGGGTCGCCTTCCACTGGGAGGGCGAGCCGGGCGACACCCGCACCCTGACCTACGCCGACCTCAAGGACCAGGTCGGCAGGGCCGCCAACGCACTGCTGGCACTGGGCGTGAAGGCCGGCGACCGGGTCGCGCTCTACCTGCCGATGATCCCAGAGACCGTGGTGGCGATGCTGGCCTGCGCCCGTATCGGCGCCCCGCACACCGTGGTCTTCGGCGGCTTCTCCGCCGAGGCGCTGCGCGGCCGGATCCTGGACTGCGACGCCCGGGTCGTCATCACCGCCGACGGCGGCTACCGCAAGGGCGCGGCCTCCGCGCTCAAACCCGCCGTGGACGAGGCGCTGGAGCAGTGCCCCGACGTCCGCAGCGTGCTGGTGGTCCGCCGCACCGGGCAGGACGTCGGCTGGACCGAGGGGCGCGACCTGTGGTGGCACGACCTGGTCGCCGCCCAGCCCGCCGAGCACACCCCCGAGGCGTTCGACAGCGAGCACCCGCTCTACATCATGTACACCTCGGGAACCACCGCCCGCCCCAAGGGCATCCTGCACACCACCGGCGGCTACCTCACCCAGGTCGCCTGGTCGCACTTCGCGGTCTTCGACGTCAAGCCGGAGACCGACGTCTACTGGACGGCCGCCGACATCGGCTGGGTCACCGGCCACTCCTACATCGTCTACGGCCCGCTCGCCAACGGGGTGACCTCCGTCCTCTACGAGGGCACCCCCGACACCCCGCACCAGGGCCGCTGGTGGGAGATCGTGCAGAAATACGGCGTCACGATCCTCTACTGCGCGCCGACCGCGATCCGCACCTTCATGAAGTGGGGCGACGCGATCCCCGGCCGCTACGACCTCACGTCGCTGCGGCTGCTCGGCTCGGTGGGCGAGCCCATCAACCCCGAGGCGTGGATGTGGTACCGCCGGGCCATCGGCGGCGACCGCACCCCGGTCGTCGACACCTGGTGGCAGACCGAGACCGGCGCCCAGATGATCAGCCCGCTGCCCGGGGTGAGCACCTGCAAACCGGGCTCCGCGCTGCGCCCGCTGCCCGGCATCTCCGCCGACGTGGTGGACGACGCGGGCGAGCCGGTGCCCAACGGCTCCGGCGGGTATCTGGTGCTGACCCGGCCCTGGCCGGCGATGCTGCGCACGATCTGGGGCGACGAGCAGCGCTACCTGGACACGTACTGGTCGCGCTTCCCCGGCCGCTACTTCGCCGGTGACGGTGCCAAGAAGGACGACGACGGCGACATCTGGCTGCTGGGCCGGGTCGACGACGTGATGAACGTGTCCGGGCACCGGATCTCCACCACCGAGGTGGAGTCGGCGCTGGTCTCGCACCCGCTGGTCGCCGAGGCCGCGGTCGTCGGCGCGGCCGACGCGACCACCGGGCAGGGCATCGTCGCCTTCGTGATCCTGCGCGGCGACGCGGCGGGCAGGGGCGCCGAGGAGGACCCGGCGCAGGAGCTGCGGGCCCATGTGGCCAAGGAGATCGGGCCGATCGCCCGGCCGCGGCAGATCCTGGTGGTCGCCGAACTGCCCAAGACCCGCTCGGGCAAGATCATGCGCAGGCTGCTGCGGGACATCGCGGAGAACCGCGAACTCGGCGACGTCACCACGCTCACCGACTCCTCGGTGATGGACGCGATACGCCAGCGGCTGCCGGAAGGCTCCTGA
- a CDS encoding cellulose-binding domain-containing protein, whose translation MRASSRRLVVRPWLWPVAAVALLLPALVALPTAHGAATGCSMTYTVNEWTGGFTAQIKITNLGSPVTGWKATWNYQGDQHITSGWNATVTQSGTAVTATDAGYNASVPTNGSAEFGVQGTWSSADPSPTVITFNGLGCTANGSIPTTTPPTTPPTTPPTTPPTTPPTTPPTTPPTSCSGAVICADFEDQSGTAPSGQWTTAAPDCSGSGTATVDTSVAHSGSRSIRVNGHAGYCNHMFLADTQDLSGVGPVMYLRMWVRHTTALPTAHVAFVSMPDSSQGGKALRIGGQNGALQWNRESDDATLPAQSPAGVALSTPLPTGSWQCLRFAVGTTSPNLQTWLNGQDVPGLRVDGVPTSDIDQQWLSRTTPPRPTALRLGWESYGTGDDTLWFDDVAVGSSPIGC comes from the coding sequence GTGCGCGCATCCTCGCGGCGGTTAGTCGTCAGACCATGGCTGTGGCCGGTGGCGGCGGTGGCGCTGCTGCTGCCTGCCCTGGTGGCACTGCCCACCGCCCACGGTGCCGCCACCGGCTGCTCGATGACGTACACCGTCAACGAGTGGACCGGCGGCTTCACCGCGCAGATCAAGATCACCAACCTCGGCTCCCCGGTCACCGGATGGAAGGCGACCTGGAACTACCAGGGCGACCAGCACATCACCTCCGGCTGGAACGCCACCGTCACCCAGAGCGGCACCGCGGTCACCGCCACCGACGCCGGCTACAACGCCTCGGTCCCGACCAACGGCTCCGCCGAGTTCGGGGTGCAGGGCACCTGGAGTTCGGCCGACCCGTCGCCGACCGTGATCACCTTCAACGGCCTGGGCTGCACCGCGAACGGGTCGATCCCGACCACCACTCCCCCGACGACGCCGCCCACCACCCCGCCCACGACTCCCCCCACCACGCCGCCGACGACACCGCCCACCACCCCGCCGACCAGCTGCTCCGGCGCCGTGATCTGCGCGGACTTCGAGGACCAGAGCGGCACGGCCCCCTCGGGCCAGTGGACGACGGCGGCACCGGACTGCTCGGGCAGCGGCACGGCCACCGTCGACACCTCCGTCGCGCACAGCGGCAGCCGGTCGATCCGGGTGAACGGCCACGCCGGCTACTGCAACCACATGTTCCTCGCCGACACCCAGGACCTGTCCGGGGTCGGCCCGGTGATGTACCTACGGATGTGGGTGCGGCACACCACCGCGCTGCCGACCGCGCATGTCGCCTTCGTGTCGATGCCCGACTCCTCGCAGGGCGGCAAGGCGCTGCGGATCGGCGGCCAGAACGGCGCCCTGCAGTGGAACCGGGAGTCCGACGACGCGACACTGCCCGCCCAGAGCCCGGCGGGCGTCGCGCTCAGCACCCCGCTGCCGACCGGCAGCTGGCAGTGCCTGAGGTTCGCCGTCGGCACCACCTCGCCGAACCTGCAGACCTGGCTGAACGGCCAGGACGTGCCGGGGCTGCGGGTGGACGGCGTGCCCACGTCCGACATCGACCAGCAGTGGCTGTCCCGCACCACCCCGCCGCGGCCGACCGCGCTGCGGCTGGGCTGGGAGAGCTACGGCACCGGTGACGACACGCTGTGGTTCGACGACGTGGCGGTCGGTTCCTCGCCGATCGGCTGCTGA